Genomic segment of Benincasa hispida cultivar B227 chromosome 1, ASM972705v1, whole genome shotgun sequence:
GATATAGTGGTCGGAGGTAGAACAGTTGAATGTATGCTTGGGTTTGATGTTACTAGGAGGGTAGAATTTTCTTCAGATGTTCCTGAACTCGACGCCATGAGAAGGGGAGCAGGATGCTTTAAAGATCTGATACCATGTAAGGAGGAAAAAGAAAgggtagctaaacgatcattgtcaaagactaaacgatcattgtcaaagactaaacgatcattgagaGGTGAaggctaaatgatcgttgggagaaagactagacgatcgttgtcAAAGACCAAACGATCATTGAGAGGTGaaggctaaacgatcattgggagaaagactagacgatcgttgagaAAAAAggttagacgatcgtggagaAAAGGACTAGGCGATCGTGGTCAAAtatctagacgatcgttgggAAAAAAGGTGAACGATAGGACAAGCGTCAACATGATAGAGGAAAGCGTGTAGACGATGGCTAGGAGACTGCACGATTAGGTTGATCGTATAGGCAACAGAAAGTAGACGATTGGGTTGAAGTGTACACGAAGAAGAGTACACGGTAGGATTTAGAGATAGAAGAAAGTTACTACACGATTGACAGAGAGCATAAAAGATAGGAGAAATTGAGTAAGACGATCGGCCTTCACGACCTGCATTGCTCGTCGTACAACATTATTTATTAGCATAAAAAAGCCATATGGCAGAATGTTAATGGTCTATAATAAccatgaaagaaaaaatagacaattaacCATTGAATAGTGGAACCTGAAGCAGAGAAGGAAAAACGCATAGAAAACGAATAAAAGTCTGTTGTAATTCTTCAGTAACGTTGCACTCattttatcaaatataacatagacAAGCATGATGACTTTCAATTCAAGAAAGATTAAAAACATCCCAAAAATGTTAATTGACAAGCATGATGAGCTTTCAATTCAAGAAAGATTAAAAACATCCCAAAAATGTTAATTGTTAATTCATGTAACACAATATTTTCTATACATCAGGTCACTATTCTACTATTAAGTTTCTCAATACTGTCATTGAACGATATTTAAAcatcaacaaaattaaaaaaacaaaaataccaAAGGATAATATATACTTGCAAGATCACTACATATATATCTAGCTATAAAAATACTAAACAAACAAGTTATCTGTATGAGTGTAACAGTATGTCGTAACCCAATAGTCAAAATGTTCAAAAGCACCTGAATCTCATCCTAATTTACAGAAAACGAACAAATCCTAACAAACACAAAATCCAACAAAAGGAATATGCATGAGGTGGGAAAGGGTTTCCGAAAGAGTCTGAAGTATATAAGAACATAGAAATCACTTTCTGTTTTACTATTGTTACAGATGACAATTTAAGAGAGTagaacaaaaataacttaagtttGTTGTAATTCTTCTAACTGCATCGCATTTTTGGGGTTGGAGTTGAATGGGAGCTGAGTTTTTGTTTCAGAATAATAGATAGTTTTGTCCTCTGTTATCATAAGCCGtggtcatttcttttttaagGTTTTCAAATATTCTtcgataaaaagtagatattttttaaaggtTATTAATAACATCCATTAAAACtttttaatatgatttgataagtttatattttttttcaaatatgtttAATAACCTTCCATAAAAATCGatatttttcaaagatttttcCAATGTCTtttgataaatatatatctCTTTCAAAGgtttctaataattttttataaaatgtacACAATCTTCGAATGTTTTTTCAATACATCAAATAAATGTGTATATattgttcaaatttttttttataaccatTCAATAAAAAGCTGTCgaaataggtttttttttatttgttttttttatagtgATTTTAGAGAAAGCATATTGCTCTTAAATAAGGGATACATTTAGTTGGCAGAAGAGTCTTAAATGATGGTTGTTGTGAGTTAAATTTGCATTATAAATACACATGCAAAAGGTGGTGAAGTCTCCTCAACAATAAAGCCACGATCTAATTGACGCATCAAGAGAATCAAAGATGACTGTGAAATCTCCAATATTatctgaaaaggaaaaaaagatcaAGATAGACAAAAAAGTGGCtggtgttttcttcttcttgcatttttgttgtatttttgcaccatttcaaattaattggggTGCATTTTCGATTTGTTTGGCATTATTTATGATCACAGGTCTCTTTGGCATCACTATTTCTTATCACCGAAACCTTTCACATAAGAGTTTCAAAGTTCCCAAATATCTTGAATACTTATTCGCTTATTGTGGAGTTCATGCACTTCAGGTTTGACACTTGATATTTATTCTTTTACTTCTAAAAGTGCAACGTAAACAcattattgattgatttaaaaactaaaaaattaattcaaaagtaTTGTCTTTTAAAatcttataatatatattttttttattaattttagggTGATCCAATCACTTGGGTGAGCACGCACAGATACCATCATCAATTTGTTGATACTATAAAAGATCCACATAGTCCGGTTCGAGGATTTTGGTTTGGTTATATTATTTGGGTGGTTGAAGAAAAAGATGGAAGCATCATTGAAACGAATAGGAAGCATCGAAAATTGGATAATGCTGGCGACTTGGAGAAGCAAACTTTCTATAGGTTTATTCGCAAAACATATATTCTTCATCCAATTGCTCTTGCACTCATACTCTATTTTCTTGGAGGAATTCCTTTTTTCATTTGGGGAACGGTaagaataaaaagataaaaacatctCCCTCTTTCATCATTTGTTTAATTCttctaattataattatatatttatggtaatttgattaatcaaacttttctttgttaaaaaaattatttcaagtatattcatttaataaaactcTTGATGATTTCCATTTTTAACTTTCtaggattgttttcaaatataaaaaaaatgaataaaattatttataactcATTATCTATATGTGATAGATCGCGATAAACTGCTAAATATGTAAATCTTTGCTATGATAGATATAAATAATGGTTTTTCACGATCTATTACAGATAGATCTAAATGATTAAAGATTGATCAATAGATTGAAGACTCTAtcacataaaaaattataaactttaGGAATttgttgaatacaaaattaaaaattcaaagatatAAATAGTTATATTCGAATTTTACAAACTTAATGAGCATAAAATTCAACGAATTTAGAGGCCGAACTTTGaacataaaattgaagaatttagAATCCCAACTTGAATAAAAAGATTGAAagtttaatgattttttttattgagacGTTATAGTGACTTATTAGAGATTGTGACACATTGTACTCTTTCGATGGGCAGTGTGTAAGAACTGTAATGCTTTTACACTCAACATTTATGGTGAATTCATTCTGTCATATGTGGGGAAAGCAACCATGGAAAACAAATGATTTCTCTACAAACAATTGGTAAGTATATGCTGTGCCTTTCTTTGTATCAATGTTGAGTAAAAGacgatcaaattaatttattgaatgaGTTCTTGCTTCCATGATAATATTCTTTGGatgataaatttaattgaaTCAATCCcaaagttaaattataaaatgatATGATTTATGTAAAGCTCTATTATAAATTTAGTAGatatttagaaaattatataaaaatatgaaacaTTTATTAAGACAAACagcatatatattatatgtctcaaatatcttttcttttttagtttaaacTATTGTGCATATTTTAAAATGGTAATTCACCTCCATATATTTTTACATAGTTATGCTTATATTGTTTTATAGTATCAAAGTTGACTGGCATATTTTATATGAtaaaactttttataaatatttttaaatataataaaatgtcattatctatcaataatagacagtgatagacaatgttagatatctataaatatatatcaCTAATAAATACTGACATTGATAGATAGatcaatgtctatcactaaAAGACAACAacatttgctatatttaaattaatatagtgTTGGACCAttttttgatttcttaaaatcaaaatcTGATTATCCATCCAATAGTTCTCTTACATTCCGTACATGATTTTAAAACTTTTGCTCCTtgttatgatttaatataatggAATAgtgtttatattttatattaaaatatacgttttttaaaggttaaaatatcattttactctatttattttgagatttgttctattttaattatcgtatttttaaatgtttaaatttagtctatatatttttcaatagattttaaaatggtatctgctattaatttatttattacttttgccaaaaataaaaaaataaataaaatatctccatTAACCTTCCGTccataaatttgaaatatatttaaggaatttttgttattatcattattattatttatttaatttaggaaaaaaaaatgttcggTGGgctaaatttattaaaagttgAGAGTAATAAATTTGGACCTAATTTAAAAGTACATAGACAAAAATAGAATTAGATAAGAGCATATTCTAGCatatgtttttaaaagaaatataataaaattgattagaTTTTATGAATATTAAACAATTTACATAACAATGTAAttatattattgttgttattattttcaaaGGTGGATGAGTCTGCTTGCATTTGGAGAAGGTTGGCACAATAACCACCATGCTTTTGAGTATTCAGCTAGGATGGGCATTGAATGGTGGCAATTTGACCTGGGTTGGTATgttattgtgtttcttcaagcCATTGGAGTTGCCACTAATGTCAAAGTACCATCCCAAAGCCATAAGCAAAAGTTGGCCAAAGATAAACTACAATAAGCCTTTCTTTAAGTGATGTGTGGAATGGAAACAGTTTTTCTTCTAAAAGTAATGTTTCTGAATCTCGAATAAAAGAAATCTCAATATGAAGTACTTGCTACTGTTATAGTAAAACATTTATGCATTAATTTACTTTATCGTTTTGGacgtttttaatttaattgtgttaatattatataattttatttgtctCAAAATATTCAATGGTTAAGGAAAAGAGAATTAACCAAACTTCCACATACCTCAACTAGTTAGAGATAGGTCATCAATCAACAGGTTTGGAGTCCGAATCTTTCAACTCCAAATCTTGCGTCGAACTCGATCTGTATATATATGCAGAAGAGAACTTGTAAAGTAAGGAAACAAGTGATCGACTTGTGTAGGAAGCGTACTCTTACTCTTTCATTTTTGCCATAAGTTGAAGCAAAGGAGAGAGAGGTGATGTattgtagataaattgcttccatctaattatgagcaattttttgaacattttcaagGGTTAAGGGTAAattcaactaattttaaaagttaaatttaagGGTTTCTTGAACTGATACTAACCGTTTCTGTCCATAAGAGTACTTTTGAACTCTCCTAAAAAAATTGAGACCAGCTCCTCCAAATGGTTCTTTCTCTGTCAAGTCCTTTAAGGATAATATTGCGTCTGCTTCGGACTCCACTCCCACTCTTGAGGTTGGCAGCTTATGGAATTCCTTGTATCCTAAAAATTTCAAAGTCCTTATATGTCTATGCTACACAATGGGCTTAATACCAACGACAAATGTCAACAGTGTTTTCCATCTCAAAATCTTAATCCTCAGTGGtgtgttgtaaaaaaaaatagcgAGAGTATCAAACATCTCTTCTTTGATTGCATATATTCTCGAGAAATATGGGAGCATTTACACCAGGTATGTGCTGATTTTCCCTCCTCTTAGGATGGGCTTATCTCAAGACTCATACAGCTTAAATATGTCTCCCAAAGGAACATCATTTTGGGCAATTTGATTGGTGCAATTCTTTGCTGTCTTTGGCTTGAGTCCAACAATCATACATTCCATAGTGGTGACAAATGTCCATATTATGGAAGAATATTTTATACCTTACTGATAGAATTAATCTAGACCTATAATCAAGGTGCATGAATTACATTTAATTAGATATATGAATAGTTGAGATTCAAGGAATagttgaatatatgaattacatTTATCATTGATGAATGTTCATGCATTGGTGAAAAGTCACATGTATTTGCATTTATCATTGATGTCTTTTGATGTATTTTCCTACTAGTATAAATATATGTAGGATTTATCATTTGTAAACaagcaaagaaaataaagtaatattCAAGTTCTAGTTTCTCataatctttttctcttatcTATTGAGTTGTATTGTGAGAGCCTACTTCGTttctaacaagtggtatcagaacTAAGATTAGAGATGACTTCAAGTGGTAACATGTTGCAACTCCAACTGTACTTCCAAGATTCAATGGGAAGAATTTGTCACTAAATCAACTTCACTTTGGCACTTTTACACTTTACATAATACATTTTTCTATAACATTATGgagttaaaagaattaattactttttttatcTCCAAAACATGGAGCTTTCTTAATTAATGATATGAATGATATGAATTATAACTATTTTGATTCTAGTTACTAAAAAATAGCCTATAACAATGGTTTTTTAGTAATCGAGATGATTATTAACAATTGGAAGCATGTTCTTCCAAGATGATCACTGCAGGAGCTTAAAGAATTGTTGGAAtcacatgataaaaaaaaacattacaatAGGTGCATCTAAATATCTCAACTAGATTGACACATCTATAGCATATTCATCATGTTCCAGAATAACATTGCAATAGTTAACCCTATCAAAAGGATACTTTTTCTCTATTGTAACAAAAAATTAGAATAATTGGTCCTTAACTtgcaaaaaatagaaaactgtCAGaagaattgttttttatttaaatgcAACATCTTTTAATTTGTCCCTACAATGGCAAACTCCTTTGATAATTGTTACAACTGAAAAAGCGAAAGGATGACTTGTCACTCAAAATGAATGTTAAACAGAAAGCACTGACAAGCAAcagaaataaaagaaacaaagcaAATTAACCAGCCAAActtagaacaaaaaaaaaaaaaaaaaaaaaaaNaaaaaaaaaaaaaaaaacccaaataaCCAACACTAGATTCAACAAATAGAATAAATTCAAACAAGCATATTTCCTCCAAATTTCCAACATGACACCATCTTAAAGTCTCCCCCTTtttgtcttaaaaaaaattagcccTATGGTTGAGAAGAAGACGCCCTAGCAAACCTAGCTAATGTTACATGCATCGTCTGTAACATCCCTTCTATAGACGTATTTCACTCCTGAAGCCTAAATTTGAGCATCAATATCTTTGGATTCATTTAAAAGATAATGCAAAATCCGACTTCCAAAAAGAGATTCAATCAAAGCTTGACTGAGACCATCAACATTGGTACCAGAGGAAGGAGCAGCTAGATTTGACATATAATAATTTTGCGGAAGTTTAGGTTGAATTAAAATGAGAGTAGTAGCAGGACCTTCCCTAGCAGTAATCAAATAAGGTTTTTGAGCAAGCAAAACTCCACAAATTAAACGAGGATAGCAAATAGGTAATTTCAAGGCTTGAGATCCAATGTGGTGCTTGATCAGATTAAGTACAAAATATCCATATTTGAAAGGAGCTCCGATCACAATCTAATACAACAATGTAGCGAGAGAAATAGAAAAACCTGATTGTGAGAGGAATGACACAAGTTGAAGATCCCAATCTTATGAAGCACAATGTATTTAGTACTCATAATGGCAGTGGTCTTTATTAGGCCAAGATGATCTTGCCCCATCGGTTAATTCAAATGCCAACTCTTTTAACGATGGTCGCTTTCCAAAAACATCAGTAGGAACAGTTTTATTAAGATACTTATTAATGAGATCAATAGTAAAGGTGAATAGATAAGATCTTTTGTAAAGTCTGATTTTTCCTTTCCACAAACCCATTTTGCTAGGGAGTGATTGAAGTAGAAAATTCATGACAAGTCCCAACAGTATTAAAAAAGGTAGCAAGTTGAAAGTTTTCAAACTCTCTTCCATGATCACTTCTGATTCAAATCACATTTAGCTTTATCCCACATTGTAACTGGAGACAAAGAGCTTGAAAAGCATCAAACACGTCTAATTTTTCACGAAGAAACCGAACCTAGGTGTAACGGGAGAAGTCATTGATAACAACTAAAACATACCGTTTTACCTCCTAGACTTTCTGATTGTATAGAAACCATAATATCCAGGTGAAGACGTTCTAATATACCTGTAGAACCTGAGTAAGACATCTGTTAATGGGAGACATTTGTTTTGACAATTACCACAAATAATTCAATCGACGTAGGCAAAGATGGAAGGCTAGATATGGCATTTTTAACTAAAGCCTTTAGATCTTCTCCATGCTCACATGGTTGAAGCGTTTATGCCAAAGGCTTTTTACATCCAGGATTCCACAGATAACAGTTATAAGATGAACCCATTGAAGAAACTCGTTTTATAGAGATcattgagcggaagtggatcgtccaaattccaatttgattgaaaaaaaaaatacagtaAACATATAAGATATACATTCTAAACTAATTACATAATGCCTTTTGTAAAGAAAAGGGTTCAAGggatattacctttgaagatcatTTCTTCTTGTAAATCCCTCTCATGGTCACGAACCTTGAACACAACAACAAACTTGAAGACTACCACAGGGAGCCTTAGGTATACTCAGGGTGAGAGTCTAGGAGTGGtgagctctgactattttggtttggaggatttgtttgagtttggaggaggaagaagattgagaataCATAATGTTTCAGTTCTTCAACTGTATAGTGCTCTGCGATAGTCTTTtcaggaagaagagaaaaacaatttaaGTTATTCCTTTTGCCATAGAAAACCGATTACCATCCATTAAGGTGGTTGTAGAGAAATTAgaaattattattcaaaataataaaattaatataaataaatatgataactaacttatcatatattatttatattaaacaatatgttatatcaaatataatacataacctatagttttaatattgtatcatatataatataaactatagttccttatctctattttttggcatttaatacaaatcatatttatattaaatttaacaactatgaatcacattcatagtaaacatatttgaatcacattcaactatttatttcctccaattaaactataatgtatcaaatacattataacaattatatcatatataattgaataatatataattaaattccctcttattaatttgaaccattcaaattaaccaaaaaaatgattctcaactaaatccttttgagctaccgaTGGaatcttatggacttgtagcttgaagctccaacggtatgtgaataattaattaaactctttaattacattatccactttcgttaactatcggacactccactaaagactgacaactgcacttttcgcactacagatatatttctgtgtccattagatataatcaatcaacaatatgatgacccttcacaaattgcttgtaagtacagctgggccaaattaccgttttgtctctatagttacatctaactccttaagtaccactgatccctttaatgaacaatagatcatagtccca
This window contains:
- the LOC120089954 gene encoding palmitoyl-monogalactosyldiacylglycerol delta-7 desaturase, chloroplastic-like, coding for MTVKSPILSEKEKKIKIDKKVAGVFFFLHFCCIFAPFQINWGAFSICLALFMITGLFGITISYHRNLSHKSFKVPKYLEYLFAYCGVHALQGDPITWVSTHRYHHQFVDTIKDPHSPVRGFWFGYIIWVVEEKDGSIIETNRKHRKLDNAGDLEKQTFYRFIRKTYILHPIALALILYFLGGIPFFIWGTCVRTVMLLHSTFMVNSFCHMWGKQPWKTNDFSTNNWWMSLLAFGEGWHNNHHAFEYSARMGIEWWQFDLGWYVIVFLQAIGVATNVKVPSQSHKQKLAKDKLQ